The genome window GCCGCAAACCGCTGTTCATGATCAATGTTTTCAACTGCCATAGGTTCATGCCCTTTCTATCCGCGTATTTTCCTTATTATATGCATGTAAAGGAGCAGTAAGTGACTATCGTTTGCCAGATGATTAAATTTCGGTCTCCTGAAAAACTGGAAAATGAAGTATAATAATCTCAATAGTGCCAACTTTGCTGTTCAGAGGTGCGGTTTTTTGGTGGATCGCACTTTAATTTTGTCCTGGGCTGATTATAGGGACAATCCTTAAATTAACCACCATTATGATTCTCATATTCAATCCCAACGAACTGGAAAAGAGGATAATCATGCAGATCCAACGCCAAAAAACCAGGTACAAATGGCCGCTTCTGCAAAGTGCGTTCATTGCCGTTCCGATATTCGTCTTAACTGCATTATTGCCAACTTTGAATCCGTTTTATAAATTGACAGCCATCGCAATTTCAGTTTTGATCATGACATTATCCATTGTTTCGTATAAATCAGCCAAAAGATCGCTGAAAAATATTGCAAAGCTGGCCGCAATTTATTACTTTGCGGTTATTGCCGCCGTTTTCCTTATTTACTACGCAAGCAGTTTCCTCGTTTTAACAGATAGATATGGTGTTGAAACACTGCTGCAGGAGCATGAGCATACGGCAAAAGCCATCTTCTTTGCGATCAGCTTCGGCCAGCCGATCCTGCTGCCGATTCCGGAAGCGGTCACTGTGGTTGCCGGGAGCTCGGTATTCGGTTCGCATTCCGCCTTTCTGCTTGCTTATCCCGCTACTTTAGCCGGTATCACCATCATGTTCTATCTGTCAAGAGTCGGCGGACTCAAGCTGATCAGAAGGCTCGTCAGCACGAAAAGATTGGAGCAATATCATCACTATGTGGCAAAGAATGAGACAGCCATACTTGTCCTTTTATTCATCATTCCTGTACTCCCTGATGAAGTCATATGCGTTGGGGCGGGTTTAAGCGCTGTCTCGCCGAAACGGTTTCTGACAATAGCTGCGATTGCAAAGTTCATTACCGCCTTCACCCTTGCCTATTCGGTGGAGGCAGCAGAAGCACTTTCCCTGACGGCTTCAGAGCTTACATTTTTGGTCACTGCAGCTTTGCTGGTGATATATATTGGCACGATGCTCATCAAGAAATACGGTTTGAAAGAATCACAAAAGTAAAACATCACTTTTTGAAAATTGGAGGAAAAGAACATGGGCGCTTGGGGAACAGGAATATTTGAGGATGACACAGCCTGCGATGTCCGGGATCAATTCATCGACTATCTGGAAGAAGGCAAAACGATTCAGGAAGCAACAGCTAAAATAACCGAAGAATACGAGGAGGAGTTCAGCATCGAAGACGATCTGGAAGTCATGTCCATCGTCTACATCAGCCT of Bacillus marinisedimentorum contains these proteins:
- a CDS encoding TVP38/TMEM64 family protein, translating into MQIQRQKTRYKWPLLQSAFIAVPIFVLTALLPTLNPFYKLTAIAISVLIMTLSIVSYKSAKRSLKNIAKLAAIYYFAVIAAVFLIYYASSFLVLTDRYGVETLLQEHEHTAKAIFFAISFGQPILLPIPEAVTVVAGSSVFGSHSAFLLAYPATLAGITIMFYLSRVGGLKLIRRLVSTKRLEQYHHYVAKNETAILVLLFIIPVLPDEVICVGAGLSAVSPKRFLTIAAIAKFITAFTLAYSVEAAEALSLTASELTFLVTAALLVIYIGTMLIKKYGLKESQK
- a CDS encoding DUF4259 domain-containing protein — protein: MGAWGTGIFEDDTACDVRDQFIDYLEEGKTIQEATAKITEEYEEEFSIEDDLEVMSIVYISLAAVQLEKNELQEEVRKTAIELIDRGADLELWEEADGEDYEERQKVLEDFNERLLSLKR